In Amaranthus tricolor cultivar Red isolate AtriRed21 chromosome 3, ASM2621246v1, whole genome shotgun sequence, a single window of DNA contains:
- the LOC130808756 gene encoding folate transporter 1, chloroplastic isoform X1, whose translation MVGEGGWENAAAGSIAGFATVAIMHPLDVVRTRFQVNDGRIANLPTYKNTPHALFSIARLEGLRGLYAGFFPAVLGSSVSWGLFFFFYNKAKNRYSRDMEEKLSPGLHLAAAAEAGALVSFCTNPVWLIKTRLQLQNPLHQTRQYSGVYDALRTILKEEGWTALYKGIWPSLFLQVSHGAIQFTAYEELRKLLVNFKSERAKSKDVDVLNSLDYSILGGSSKISAILITYPFQCFCRSSDQDYRPNADGVPRYADSFHVVKETARFEGLHGFYKGITANLLKNVPASAVTFVVYENVIKLFKLTRRKD comes from the exons ATGGTCGGAGAAGGCGGGTGGGAGAATGCCGCCGCAGGGTCCATTGCCGGTTTCGCAACTGTCGCAATTATGCATCCTCTCGACGTCGTCCGCACTCGTTTCCAAG TTAATGATGGGCGAATTGCAAATCTTCCAACTTACAAGAACACTCCTCATGCTCTCTTCTCCATTGCTCGTTTGGAG GGCCTGCGGGGGCTTTATGCTGGATTTTTTCCTGCAGTTCTTGGATCATCTGTTTCATGGGGACTGTTTTTCTTCTT CTACAACAAAGCCAAGAATAGGTATTCTCGTGACATGGAGGAGAAGCTGAGTCCTGGACTTCATCTAGCAGCAGCTGCTGAGGCTGGAGCACTG GTTTCTTTTTGCACAAATCCTGTTTGGCTCATCAAAACAAGATTGCAACTTCAGAATCCTCTTCATCAAACTCGTCAGTATTCTGGTGTCTATG ATGCTTTAAGAACCATATTGAAAGAGGAAGGTTGGACTGCACTCTATAAAGGAATTTGGCCAAGTCTTTTCCTG CAGGTCTCTCATGGTGCAATTCAGTTCACAGCTTATGAGGAACTGCGCAAACTTCTCGTGAATTTCAAATCCGAAAGGGCCAAAAGCAAAGATGTTGATGTATTG AATTCACTAGATTATTCCATTTTAGGAGGTTCTTCAAAAATCTCTGCCATCCTCATTACATATCCATTTCAG TGTTTTTGCAGGTCATCCGATCAAGATTACAG ACCGAATGCTGATGGAGTTCCAAGATATGCAGATAGCTTTCATGTGGTGAAAGAAACTGCACG GTTTGAAGGTCTTCATGGTTTCTACAAAGGTATTACTGCTAATCTATTGAAGAATGTACCTGCATCTGCTGTAACATTTGTTGTATACGAGAATGtaataaagttgtttaaattgaCTCGAAGAAAAGATTGA
- the LOC130808756 gene encoding folate transporter 1, chloroplastic isoform X2 has protein sequence MVGEGGWENAAAGSIAGFATVAIMHPLDVVRTRFQVNDGRIANLPTYKNTPHALFSIARLEGLRGLYAGFFPAVLGSSVSWGLFFFFYNKAKNRYSRDMEEKLSPGLHLAAAAEAGALVSFCTNPVWLIKTRLQLQNPLHQTRQYSGVYDALRTILKEEGWTALYKGIWPSLFLVSHGAIQFTAYEELRKLLVNFKSERAKSKDVDVLNSLDYSILGGSSKISAILITYPFQCFCRSSDQDYRPNADGVPRYADSFHVVKETARFEGLHGFYKGITANLLKNVPASAVTFVVYENVIKLFKLTRRKD, from the exons ATGGTCGGAGAAGGCGGGTGGGAGAATGCCGCCGCAGGGTCCATTGCCGGTTTCGCAACTGTCGCAATTATGCATCCTCTCGACGTCGTCCGCACTCGTTTCCAAG TTAATGATGGGCGAATTGCAAATCTTCCAACTTACAAGAACACTCCTCATGCTCTCTTCTCCATTGCTCGTTTGGAG GGCCTGCGGGGGCTTTATGCTGGATTTTTTCCTGCAGTTCTTGGATCATCTGTTTCATGGGGACTGTTTTTCTTCTT CTACAACAAAGCCAAGAATAGGTATTCTCGTGACATGGAGGAGAAGCTGAGTCCTGGACTTCATCTAGCAGCAGCTGCTGAGGCTGGAGCACTG GTTTCTTTTTGCACAAATCCTGTTTGGCTCATCAAAACAAGATTGCAACTTCAGAATCCTCTTCATCAAACTCGTCAGTATTCTGGTGTCTATG ATGCTTTAAGAACCATATTGAAAGAGGAAGGTTGGACTGCACTCTATAAAGGAATTTGGCCAAGTCTTTTCCTG GTCTCTCATGGTGCAATTCAGTTCACAGCTTATGAGGAACTGCGCAAACTTCTCGTGAATTTCAAATCCGAAAGGGCCAAAAGCAAAGATGTTGATGTATTG AATTCACTAGATTATTCCATTTTAGGAGGTTCTTCAAAAATCTCTGCCATCCTCATTACATATCCATTTCAG TGTTTTTGCAGGTCATCCGATCAAGATTACAG ACCGAATGCTGATGGAGTTCCAAGATATGCAGATAGCTTTCATGTGGTGAAAGAAACTGCACG GTTTGAAGGTCTTCATGGTTTCTACAAAGGTATTACTGCTAATCTATTGAAGAATGTACCTGCATCTGCTGTAACATTTGTTGTATACGAGAATGtaataaagttgtttaaattgaCTCGAAGAAAAGATTGA
- the LOC130808756 gene encoding folate transporter 1, chloroplastic isoform X3 — MVGEGGWENAAAGSIAGFATVAIMHPLDVVRTRFQVNDGRIANLPTYKNTPHALFSIARLEGLRGLYAGFFPAVLGSSVSWGLFFFFYNKAKNRYSRDMEEKLSPGLHLAAAAEAGALVSFCTNPVWLIKTRLQLQNPLHQTRQYSGVYDALRTILKEEGWTALYKGIWPSLFLQVSHGAIQFTAYEELRKLLVNFKSERAKSKDVDVLNSLDYSILGGSSKISAILITYPFQVIRSRLQQRPNADGVPRYADSFHVVKETARFEGLHGFYKGITANLLKNVPASAVTFVVYENVIKLFKLTRRKD; from the exons ATGGTCGGAGAAGGCGGGTGGGAGAATGCCGCCGCAGGGTCCATTGCCGGTTTCGCAACTGTCGCAATTATGCATCCTCTCGACGTCGTCCGCACTCGTTTCCAAG TTAATGATGGGCGAATTGCAAATCTTCCAACTTACAAGAACACTCCTCATGCTCTCTTCTCCATTGCTCGTTTGGAG GGCCTGCGGGGGCTTTATGCTGGATTTTTTCCTGCAGTTCTTGGATCATCTGTTTCATGGGGACTGTTTTTCTTCTT CTACAACAAAGCCAAGAATAGGTATTCTCGTGACATGGAGGAGAAGCTGAGTCCTGGACTTCATCTAGCAGCAGCTGCTGAGGCTGGAGCACTG GTTTCTTTTTGCACAAATCCTGTTTGGCTCATCAAAACAAGATTGCAACTTCAGAATCCTCTTCATCAAACTCGTCAGTATTCTGGTGTCTATG ATGCTTTAAGAACCATATTGAAAGAGGAAGGTTGGACTGCACTCTATAAAGGAATTTGGCCAAGTCTTTTCCTG CAGGTCTCTCATGGTGCAATTCAGTTCACAGCTTATGAGGAACTGCGCAAACTTCTCGTGAATTTCAAATCCGAAAGGGCCAAAAGCAAAGATGTTGATGTATTG AATTCACTAGATTATTCCATTTTAGGAGGTTCTTCAAAAATCTCTGCCATCCTCATTACATATCCATTTCAG GTCATCCGATCAAGATTACAG CAAAGACCGAATGCTGATGGAGTTCCAAGATATGCAGATAGCTTTCATGTGGTGAAAGAAACTGCACG GTTTGAAGGTCTTCATGGTTTCTACAAAGGTATTACTGCTAATCTATTGAAGAATGTACCTGCATCTGCTGTAACATTTGTTGTATACGAGAATGtaataaagttgtttaaattgaCTCGAAGAAAAGATTGA
- the LOC130808756 gene encoding folate transporter 1, chloroplastic isoform X4: MVGEGGWENAAAGSIAGFATVAIMHPLDVVRTRFQVNDGRIANLPTYKNTPHALFSIARLEGLRGLYAGFFPAVLGSSVSWGLFFFFYNKAKNRYSRDMEEKLSPGLHLAAAAEAGALVSFCTNPVWLIKTRLQLQNPLHQTRQYSGVYDALRTILKEEGWTALYKGIWPSLFLVSHGAIQFTAYEELRKLLVNFKSERAKSKDVDVLNSLDYSILGGSSKISAILITYPFQVIRSRLQQRPNADGVPRYADSFHVVKETARFEGLHGFYKGITANLLKNVPASAVTFVVYENVIKLFKLTRRKD; encoded by the exons ATGGTCGGAGAAGGCGGGTGGGAGAATGCCGCCGCAGGGTCCATTGCCGGTTTCGCAACTGTCGCAATTATGCATCCTCTCGACGTCGTCCGCACTCGTTTCCAAG TTAATGATGGGCGAATTGCAAATCTTCCAACTTACAAGAACACTCCTCATGCTCTCTTCTCCATTGCTCGTTTGGAG GGCCTGCGGGGGCTTTATGCTGGATTTTTTCCTGCAGTTCTTGGATCATCTGTTTCATGGGGACTGTTTTTCTTCTT CTACAACAAAGCCAAGAATAGGTATTCTCGTGACATGGAGGAGAAGCTGAGTCCTGGACTTCATCTAGCAGCAGCTGCTGAGGCTGGAGCACTG GTTTCTTTTTGCACAAATCCTGTTTGGCTCATCAAAACAAGATTGCAACTTCAGAATCCTCTTCATCAAACTCGTCAGTATTCTGGTGTCTATG ATGCTTTAAGAACCATATTGAAAGAGGAAGGTTGGACTGCACTCTATAAAGGAATTTGGCCAAGTCTTTTCCTG GTCTCTCATGGTGCAATTCAGTTCACAGCTTATGAGGAACTGCGCAAACTTCTCGTGAATTTCAAATCCGAAAGGGCCAAAAGCAAAGATGTTGATGTATTG AATTCACTAGATTATTCCATTTTAGGAGGTTCTTCAAAAATCTCTGCCATCCTCATTACATATCCATTTCAG GTCATCCGATCAAGATTACAG CAAAGACCGAATGCTGATGGAGTTCCAAGATATGCAGATAGCTTTCATGTGGTGAAAGAAACTGCACG GTTTGAAGGTCTTCATGGTTTCTACAAAGGTATTACTGCTAATCTATTGAAGAATGTACCTGCATCTGCTGTAACATTTGTTGTATACGAGAATGtaataaagttgtttaaattgaCTCGAAGAAAAGATTGA
- the LOC130808756 gene encoding folate transporter 1, chloroplastic isoform X5 — protein MVGEGGWENAAAGSIAGFATVAIMHPLDVVRTRFQVNDGRIANLPTYKNTPHALFSIARLEGLRGLYAGFFPAVLGSSVSWGLFFFFYNKAKNRYSRDMEEKLSPGLHLAAAAEAGALVSFCTNPVWLIKTRLQLQNPLHQTRQYSGVYDALRTILKEEGWTALYKGIWPSLFLQVSHGAIQFTAYEELRKLLVNFKSERAKSKDVDVLNSLDYSILGGSSKISAILITYPFQCFCRSSDQDYSKDRMLMEFQDMQIAFMW, from the exons ATGGTCGGAGAAGGCGGGTGGGAGAATGCCGCCGCAGGGTCCATTGCCGGTTTCGCAACTGTCGCAATTATGCATCCTCTCGACGTCGTCCGCACTCGTTTCCAAG TTAATGATGGGCGAATTGCAAATCTTCCAACTTACAAGAACACTCCTCATGCTCTCTTCTCCATTGCTCGTTTGGAG GGCCTGCGGGGGCTTTATGCTGGATTTTTTCCTGCAGTTCTTGGATCATCTGTTTCATGGGGACTGTTTTTCTTCTT CTACAACAAAGCCAAGAATAGGTATTCTCGTGACATGGAGGAGAAGCTGAGTCCTGGACTTCATCTAGCAGCAGCTGCTGAGGCTGGAGCACTG GTTTCTTTTTGCACAAATCCTGTTTGGCTCATCAAAACAAGATTGCAACTTCAGAATCCTCTTCATCAAACTCGTCAGTATTCTGGTGTCTATG ATGCTTTAAGAACCATATTGAAAGAGGAAGGTTGGACTGCACTCTATAAAGGAATTTGGCCAAGTCTTTTCCTG CAGGTCTCTCATGGTGCAATTCAGTTCACAGCTTATGAGGAACTGCGCAAACTTCTCGTGAATTTCAAATCCGAAAGGGCCAAAAGCAAAGATGTTGATGTATTG AATTCACTAGATTATTCCATTTTAGGAGGTTCTTCAAAAATCTCTGCCATCCTCATTACATATCCATTTCAG TGTTTTTGCAGGTCATCCGATCAAGATTACAG CAAAGACCGAATGCTGATGGAGTTCCAAGATATGCAGATAGCTTTCATGTGGTGA